The DNA sequence CGCTCGTGCGCCACATCGCGGAGGCCCACGGCGGGCGGGTGACGGTGGAGAGCCGGCTCGGGGAAGGGAGCTGCTTCACGCTCTGGATTCCCCTGGAGCCCCAGACGCGCTGAGGCATCCGGTGCCCCGGATCCTGATCGTGGACGACGAGCCCGAGATGGTGCGGGGGCTCGAGGACAACCTCCGCTTCGAGGGGTACGGGACGCTCGCGGCGACCAACGGCCGGGACGGGCTCGCGCTGGCGCTGAGCGAGGTGCCGGACCTGATCGTGCTCGACGTCATGATGCCGGAGATGAGCGGCTGGGACGTGCTCCGGGCCCTCCGTCAGAAGCGGATCGACGTCCCGGTGATCATGCTGACGGCGCGCGGCGAGGAGCTGGACCGGGTCCTCGGGCTCGAGCTGGGCGCCGACGACTACGTGACGAAGCCGTTCGCGCTCCGCGAGCTGCTGGCGCGGGTACGGGCCGTGCTCCGCCGGCCGGGCCCCCGGCAGAAGTTCGAGGAGGTGGCCTTCGGCGACGTCCGCCTCCACCTCCGGGCGCGGCAGGTCTTCAAGGCGGGCACGGAGGTCCGGCTGACCCGCAAGGAGTTCGACCTGCTCCGCTACCTGGTCGAGCACCGCGGCGAGGTCCTGACCCGCGAGCGCCTCCTGGACGAGGTCTGGGGCTACGAGCACTTTCCCACGACGCGCACCGTGGACACCCACATCCTCCGGCTCCGGCAGAAGTTCGAGCAGGACCCCGAGCGCCCGCGCTACATCCTGACCGTCCACGGCCAGGGGTACAAGTTCGCGGGGATGGACACGCCCTCCGCCACCCGCTGATCCTCCACTCCGAAGCCGCCGTTCGCCTGCCGATTACGATAGGGAAAGGGTCCGAGCGCCATGGAGCCGTCCGAGGTCCGCCTTGCTGTCGGCCGCGACCCGCTCGCGGCTGCGTTTGAGCTTTCGCTGAAGGGCAGCCCGCGTGCGGGCCGGGTGCTGGCCGATCTGGTTCTGGGTGAGGAGATCGCGGGCCGGGTGGTCGAGGCCGGGGACGATGGCACCCTTCTCCTCGAGCTTCGAGGTGAGACGGTTCGGGCGAGGAGCGCGGTCGACCTCCCGGCGGGTAGCAGCGTCAACCTCCGGTTCGTCGCTCGTGCCCCTGAGCCGACCCTTCGGGTCGTCCCGGAGCAGCCGGCGGGGGACCGGCTCATGGCTCTGGCCTCAGCGGCGCTCTCGTCACCGGGCGACCTCGTGCCGCTCATCGCGCGTCTCGACGCGATCGCCGAGACTCTCGATCCCATCCCCTCGGCTGGTTCCGAGTTGGACGAAGCCGCGACGCCCGAGACGCCCGGGAAGGATGACGAGGCCCGATCAGGAGCCGAGCCCCGGCCGGGCGTCACGCGCGCCACAGGGTCCAAGCCCTCAACTGCGTATCCCGACGCGGCACGCCTGGCTCCGCCTCCGGCGCCGCCCAGGAACTCGCTCCACCCACCGGCGCTTCTCCCTCCCGTTGGACCGCCCGACCCTCGGCAGGCTCGGGCCGCCGCGGGCGCGGGCGGGCCGTCTGTCGAACCTCAGGGACCCGCGACCGTCGCGGAGCCCGCCCAACCCGAGAGGTCCGCCCCGCATCGAGGGCCGACCTCGTCCGGAGCGTTACAGTCCTCGCGGCACATTCCTCTCCTACCGGGTCGTCCGCTTCCGACCGCCGTGGCAATTTCGCCCGCCGCCGTTCCGAAGGATAAGCCTGTCGCCTCCGCCGGTGGGGCTGTCTCGGCACCCGAAGGCGAGCTGAGCGGCCTCCGCGTGCCCGGGCCAGAGCCCGAGGCCCGGCTTCCGGAGGTCTCGGTCCGGCCCGAGGCCCCGCCGCCCGGGCCGGGTGAGCCTCCGGGCACGGTCTCTCTCGGCTCGGTCCCGCGTGATGCAGGCCCGGAAGCTGGAGACGTCTCGACCAGCGGAGCGGACGCTGGAAGCGTCCGGGCTCCATCATCGCACCGCGGGCCCGGCGCTCAGCAGAAGCCCGGGGTCGCGACCGGGGCGGGTGAGGCTGTGAGGCTTCAGCCCGAAGCCGGCCGGATCCTGAGAGGACTCCAGCGAGCGCTGGCCGAGGCCAGCGTCGATCTCGGCCGGCTCACATCGGAAGCGCTCCGGAGCGCGATCCGCTCCTTGGCACAGCCGGTAGAACGCAGCCTGCTCGAGCTCGGCGATGGCCGAGCGGCTCCAGGTGGCTCAGGAGTCGAGGCGGATCTCAGAACGGCGCTCGCCAGGATCCTCGGGGACCCGGGGGCGGACGTGCTCCCGGACAACCTCAAGGAGCTTGCGGGTCAGGCGTTGGCTCGGGTCGAGGCGCGACAGGCGTTGAACGTGCTGGCCATGGCTCACGGCCAGCTCCTCCTCGAGGTCGCGGTGCGTGGCCCCAGGGGATGGGAGCCGGCGGCGATTCTGGTGGAGGACGAAGAGAGCGCGGGACGTGGCGAGGCGCACGAGAGGGTGACGCACCTCACGCTCCAGCTTCAGCCGGATGCTCTGGGAGCCCTGCGCGTGGTGGTCCGCCTGAAGGGCGACGAGGTCTCGTGTTACCTGGCCTGCTCCGATCCACACGTTGCCGAATTCGCCGGCGCGCGCCT is a window from the Candidatus Rokuibacteriota bacterium genome containing:
- a CDS encoding response regulator transcription factor produces the protein MPRILIVDDEPEMVRGLEDNLRFEGYGTLAATNGRDGLALALSEVPDLIVLDVMMPEMSGWDVLRALRQKRIDVPVIMLTARGEELDRVLGLELGADDYVTKPFALRELLARVRAVLRRPGPRQKFEEVAFGDVRLHLRARQVFKAGTEVRLTRKEFDLLRYLVEHRGEVLTRERLLDEVWGYEHFPTTRTVDTHILRLRQKFEQDPERPRYILTVHGQGYKFAGMDTPSATR
- a CDS encoding flagellar hook-length control protein FliK, encoding MRLQPEAGRILRGLQRALAEASVDLGRLTSEALRSAIRSLAQPVERSLLELGDGRAAPGGSGVEADLRTALARILGDPGADVLPDNLKELAGQALARVEARQALNVLAMAHGQLLLEVAVRGPRGWEPAAILVEDEESAGRGEAHERVTHLTLQLQPDALGALRVVVRLKGDEVSCYLACSDPHVAEFAGARLAELRSGLTSRGLRVGAVQALALPGAEAVGPLRPSRLLAWPLLDALL